A window of Eubacteriaceae bacterium ES3 contains these coding sequences:
- the istB gene encoding IS21-like element helper ATPase IstB produces the protein MLDNEISECCRKLRLSRNLAELAQTAEGDSHQEYLYRILSEELQYREISRTEKLVNSAGFYSRQTFEGYRFDEITLPADLTPESLKSLAFINDHKNIIMYGGTGTGKTMLSTALGVAACLQGIPVKFFRTAALVNKLSEAKAAGTLTAFLKKLNKAELLILDEYGYVPLDRTGSQLLFEIISDCYQNRSIILNTNLEFSRWVNVLYDEQMTAAMLDRLLHHCHLILFPGPSNRMRESSINDLYRSISENQPKN, from the coding sequence ATGCTTGACAATGAAATCTCTGAATGCTGCCGGAAACTGCGTCTCAGCCGGAACCTGGCCGAATTGGCTCAGACTGCCGAAGGTGACAGTCATCAGGAATATCTGTACCGGATTCTCAGCGAGGAACTCCAGTATCGGGAGATCTCCCGGACTGAAAAGCTGGTCAACAGTGCCGGATTCTACAGCCGTCAGACTTTTGAAGGCTACCGCTTTGACGAAATCACGCTGCCTGCGGATCTGACCCCTGAAAGCCTGAAATCACTTGCTTTTATTAATGACCACAAAAATATCATCATGTACGGCGGTACCGGAACCGGTAAAACCATGTTGTCAACCGCCCTTGGTGTGGCAGCCTGCCTTCAGGGTATACCAGTTAAATTTTTTCGAACAGCGGCACTGGTCAATAAGCTTTCTGAAGCAAAAGCAGCCGGAACATTGACTGCTTTTCTTAAAAAACTGAATAAAGCTGAGTTGCTTATTCTCGATGAATATGGCTATGTGCCGCTGGATCGGACGGGCTCCCAGCTGCTGTTTGAGATTATCTCCGACTGTTATCAGAACAGAAGTATTATTCTTAATACCAATCTGGAATTTTCCCGATGGGTCAATGTCCTTTATGATGAACAGATGACGGCTGCCATGCTGGATCGGTTGCTGCATCACTGTCATCTGATTTTATTCCCGGGTCCCAGTAACCGGATGCGAGAATCCAGCATTAATGACTTATATCGATCGATTTCGGAGAATCAGCCGAAAAACTGA
- a CDS encoding UbiX family flavin prenyltransferase produces MKIALGITGASGVIYGIRLLESLAKTDHHVSLVISEWGAKTIELETQYSIESVTDLADAVYESTDMAAAVSSGSYGIDKTIVSPCSMKTLAGIANGFSDNLIVRMSDVALKERKPLILMTRETPLTIIHLRNMTTVTEAGGIILPPMPAFYHHPQTIDELINQSVGKVFDLLGISHSLFERWGHES; encoded by the coding sequence ATGAAAATTGCGTTGGGCATTACTGGCGCTTCTGGTGTGATCTATGGAATTCGCCTTCTTGAGTCATTAGCTAAAACTGACCATCATGTATCCTTAGTGATTAGTGAATGGGGAGCAAAAACCATTGAACTGGAAACTCAATATTCTATAGAATCTGTTACTGATTTAGCAGATGCCGTTTATGAAAGTACAGACATGGCTGCCGCTGTTTCAAGTGGTTCATACGGCATTGATAAGACAATCGTCTCTCCTTGCAGCATGAAGACTCTTGCTGGAATTGCAAATGGATTTAGCGATAATTTAATTGTACGAATGAGCGACGTCGCATTAAAAGAAAGAAAGCCACTCATTCTAATGACCAGGGAAACACCTTTGACAATTATACATTTGCGTAATATGACAACAGTCACAGAAGCCGGCGGAATTATTCTTCCTCCTATGCCAGCCTTTTATCATCATCCTCAAACCATAGATGAACTGATCAATCAGAGTGTTGGAAAAGTTTTTGACTTACTTGGCATTTCCCACTCCTTATTCGAAAGATGGGGACATGAGTCGTGA
- a CDS encoding TetR/AcrR family transcriptional regulator C-terminal domain-containing protein, translated as MSDSSITKIAIAEAFKFLLKSKTPEKITISEITAHCGLNRQTFYYHFQDKYDLINWIVYHEGILVIKEGLTIENWDHKVFDLLSIMKNDHLFYQKTLKNTEGSEFQNYLFSVTTEIFVAMIDSIGQISTTVDKNQLKIDDQKKQFIAEFLSYGVVGMIVSWAKNGMRQSPAEITESIREIISGSKLYAASSFFQLDR; from the coding sequence ATGTCAGATTCTTCAATAACCAAAATTGCAATTGCTGAAGCTTTTAAATTTTTACTTAAAAGCAAAACCCCTGAGAAGATTACTATTTCAGAAATTACAGCTCATTGCGGTTTAAATCGTCAAACTTTTTATTATCATTTTCAGGATAAATATGACTTAATTAACTGGATCGTATATCATGAAGGAATTCTTGTTATAAAAGAAGGTTTAACCATTGAAAACTGGGATCATAAAGTATTTGATTTATTATCAATTATGAAAAACGATCATTTGTTTTACCAAAAGACTTTAAAAAATACTGAAGGTTCTGAGTTTCAAAATTATTTATTCTCTGTAACTACTGAAATTTTTGTTGCGATGATTGATTCTATTGGCCAAATTTCAACTACTGTTGATAAAAATCAGTTAAAAATAGATGATCAAAAGAAGCAGTTCATTGCTGAATTTCTTTCTTACGGAGTGGTTGGAATGATAGTTTCCTGGGCTAAAAATGGTATGCGCCAAAGTCCTGCAGAAATTACAGAGAGTATTAGGGAAATTATCAGTGGTTCTAAATTATATGCTGCTTCGAGCTTTTTTCAACTAGATAGATAG
- the istA gene encoding IS21 family transposase translates to MDQIHDIRFRFYEKGENISQIAEALHMDWRTVRKYIDQTDFNEPAPRPAVEKKFCPKLEPYKAIIDEWLLNDKSAPRKQRHTAKRVFERLQKETPGFDCSYRTVASYYAEKHKEIFKQNPKAFLPLVHQPGEAQVDFGTAEFYENGRKLTGKYLEVSFPYSNKGYLQLFYGENMECLLEGLDAIFRHIGCVPAELWFDNTKVIVTDIIRGGGRKLTEKFERFREHYGFKAVFMNPNEGHEKGNVENKVGYQRRNFLVPVPHFLSLPDYNRGLFNQCEEDAQRDHYRYDETIESRFQADLKASRELPSVPFNLNGHKTLKADKWAKVYLNKGRHAYSVAPKYAQCSVHLVLTSAAVIIQDENFREIVRHRRLYGDSKQEQMDWLPYLKQLSQRPRAVKYSGIYEMMPETMRSFLASCSDSETAQVIRLLSELTNRSGFESALNTVDHAIACQVKDADSLASLYRRLYADVPELPAMNLQPGIPQMQPLMPNLDAYDRLLNQKEVSPHA, encoded by the coding sequence ATGGATCAAATACATGATATCAGATTTCGGTTTTATGAGAAAGGGGAAAATATTTCACAAATCGCTGAAGCACTGCACATGGACTGGCGGACTGTCCGCAAATATATTGATCAGACGGATTTCAACGAACCGGCACCCAGGCCGGCAGTTGAAAAAAAATTCTGTCCCAAGTTAGAACCTTATAAAGCGATCATCGATGAATGGCTGCTCAATGACAAATCTGCTCCCAGAAAACAGCGTCATACCGCCAAACGGGTGTTTGAACGTCTGCAGAAAGAAACACCCGGTTTTGACTGTTCCTATCGGACCGTTGCCAGTTATTATGCAGAAAAACACAAAGAAATTTTTAAACAGAACCCAAAAGCATTTCTGCCACTGGTACATCAACCAGGCGAAGCGCAGGTCGATTTTGGCACTGCTGAATTTTATGAAAATGGCCGCAAGCTGACCGGAAAATACCTGGAGGTCTCTTTTCCGTACAGCAACAAAGGTTATCTTCAGCTGTTCTACGGCGAAAACATGGAATGCCTGCTGGAAGGACTTGATGCCATCTTTCGGCATATCGGGTGTGTTCCGGCTGAACTCTGGTTTGACAACACAAAAGTTATTGTTACGGACATTATCCGTGGCGGTGGGCGTAAACTCACCGAAAAATTCGAGCGTTTCCGGGAACATTACGGTTTCAAGGCAGTCTTCATGAATCCAAACGAAGGCCATGAAAAAGGCAATGTTGAGAACAAGGTCGGCTATCAGCGCCGTAACTTTCTGGTGCCGGTTCCGCACTTTCTGTCACTGCCGGATTATAATCGTGGTTTGTTTAATCAATGCGAGGAGGATGCACAGCGGGATCATTACCGGTACGATGAGACGATTGAATCGCGTTTTCAGGCTGATCTGAAGGCATCGCGCGAATTGCCGTCTGTTCCTTTTAATCTTAATGGGCATAAGACCCTGAAAGCCGACAAATGGGCAAAGGTTTATCTGAATAAAGGCAGGCATGCCTATTCAGTGGCCCCTAAATATGCCCAGTGTTCGGTTCATCTGGTACTGACGTCAGCTGCTGTTATCATTCAGGATGAAAACTTTAGAGAAATCGTCCGCCATCGACGATTATACGGTGACAGCAAACAGGAACAGATGGACTGGCTGCCCTATCTGAAGCAGTTATCTCAGCGACCACGAGCGGTCAAATATTCGGGAATTTATGAAATGATGCCCGAAACCATGCGGTCTTTTTTGGCCTCCTGCTCAGACAGTGAAACCGCTCAGGTCATCAGACTGCTTTCAGAACTGACCAATCGATCCGGTTTTGAGAGCGCTCTGAATACAGTCGATCATGCCATTGCCTGTCAGGTAAAGGATGCTGACAGTCTTGCAAGTCTCTACCGGAGGCTGTATGCCGATGTTCCTGAACTTCCGGCCATGAATCTGCAGCCCGGAATTCCTCAAATGCAGCCGCTGATGCCGAATCTGGATGCTTATGACCGGCTACTTAATCAGAAGGAGGTTAGCCCCCATGCTTGA
- a CDS encoding YhgE/Pip domain-containing protein: MKKISKKKILPLIVIIGVIIIPLMYSFFYLCAFWDPYSRLDTLPIAVVNLDQGAIINGTQRNLGEEFIDELSEDNSFDYVITNEKDGRFGTENSEYYALILVPQEFTADIASAGDINKQTANIIFSSNEKKNYLASQILSRAELEMESSLRESISAEIVDNLTAEIEEVPDQLNTLDDGLQDLSDGSSQLVTGTESIASGSQSLESGAYKLATGTNELEAGTEEFSTQFALFNDGLSTLENGSSQINNGAQNLSDGSLQLNSAIETYSAGVEQLITNVGSTSSFIESFVYSHPELMNDPQFAAFIANLSSEDNISSLAQLETAGQQLTQVSQAIAEGASLLAAGTENLNSGMIEVKSASEQLATAAGDISNGASQLSKGADTLATGASTLSAGVDELTDGQTQLNAGITEAQNGVQTAINNANAELPKLEGINEFVSEPVSIEDDIIEPIDNYGTYFSPYFMSLSLWVGALIIFFGIYFDADQKFRILSRESSQKTLRSFIYLFLGFCQAILLGLIIKYALGLEIEHNGLYFISICLVSMVFLSIVQFCIVHMGDIGKFVSLALLILQLTSCGGTFPIETVPKFFQILYPYMPMTYSVIVFKDTITGQISNDFWRSFGILLIFLLVFFTATLILSFLKKRLKEKRAYSINV; encoded by the coding sequence ATGAAAAAAATAAGCAAAAAAAAGATTCTGCCATTGATTGTTATTATTGGCGTAATTATTATTCCACTAATGTATAGTTTTTTTTATCTTTGTGCTTTCTGGGATCCATATTCCAGACTAGATACCCTACCAATAGCAGTTGTTAATTTAGATCAAGGCGCTATTATAAATGGAACGCAAAGAAATTTGGGGGAAGAATTCATCGATGAATTATCTGAAGACAACTCATTTGATTATGTGATAACTAATGAAAAAGATGGACGATTTGGAACAGAAAATTCTGAATATTATGCTTTGATTTTAGTACCACAAGAGTTTACAGCAGACATCGCTTCAGCAGGAGATATTAATAAGCAGACAGCAAATATCATATTTTCGTCAAATGAAAAGAAAAATTATCTTGCAAGTCAGATTCTAAGTCGAGCAGAGCTGGAAATGGAATCAAGTCTAAGAGAAAGCATTTCAGCAGAGATAGTTGACAACCTAACCGCAGAAATTGAAGAAGTTCCAGACCAGTTAAATACACTCGATGATGGTCTACAAGATCTTTCAGATGGTTCCAGTCAACTTGTCACTGGTACTGAGAGCATAGCATCCGGAAGCCAGTCGCTAGAATCGGGGGCTTATAAACTGGCAACAGGAACAAATGAATTAGAAGCCGGAACTGAAGAATTCAGCACCCAATTTGCGCTTTTTAATGATGGTTTATCAACTCTTGAAAATGGTTCAAGCCAAATTAATAATGGTGCTCAAAACTTGTCTGACGGTAGTTTGCAATTAAACTCAGCGATTGAAACGTATAGTGCAGGTGTAGAACAGCTAATAACTAATGTAGGTTCAACCTCATCATTTATAGAATCGTTTGTATATAGTCACCCTGAGTTAATGAATGATCCGCAATTTGCAGCGTTTATCGCAAATCTTTCTTCTGAAGATAATATTTCTAGTCTTGCACAGCTAGAAACCGCAGGTCAACAGCTAACACAGGTTTCACAAGCTATAGCAGAAGGTGCATCATTACTTGCGGCAGGAACAGAAAATTTAAATAGTGGCATGATTGAAGTAAAATCAGCATCTGAACAATTGGCTACTGCGGCAGGTGATATTTCTAATGGTGCTTCCCAACTATCTAAAGGTGCTGATACACTAGCTACAGGAGCTAGTACATTATCTGCAGGTGTGGATGAGCTTACAGACGGACAAACACAACTGAATGCTGGTATAACCGAAGCTCAAAATGGAGTGCAAACTGCTATAAACAATGCGAATGCAGAATTGCCGAAACTGGAAGGTATCAATGAATTTGTAAGCGAACCAGTGAGTATTGAAGATGACATTATCGAACCAATAGATAATTACGGAACCTATTTTTCCCCGTATTTTATGTCTTTATCATTGTGGGTAGGCGCACTGATTATTTTCTTTGGAATCTATTTTGACGCTGATCAAAAATTTAGAATATTGTCCAGAGAGTCTTCTCAAAAGACACTCCGTAGCTTTATCTATTTATTTCTTGGTTTCTGTCAGGCCATTCTTTTAGGTTTAATTATAAAATACGCCTTGGGTCTTGAAATTGAACATAACGGCTTATATTTTATTTCAATCTGTCTGGTATCAATGGTGTTCCTATCCATTGTTCAGTTTTGTATAGTCCATATGGGTGATATTGGCAAATTTGTGTCTCTGGCATTATTGATTCTTCAGCTCACCTCATGCGGAGGAACCTTTCCGATTGAAACGGTACCAAAATTTTTCCAGATATTATATCCTTATATGCCAATGACCTATTCCGTTATCGTCTTTAAAGACACAATTACTGGTCAGATTAGTAATGATTTTTGGCGTTCTTTTGGAATTTTGCTAATATTTTTGTTAGTATTTTTTACCGCCACCCTAATACTGTCATTTCTAAAGAAACGATTAAAAGAAAAAAGAGCGTATTCTATCAATGTCTAA
- a CDS encoding LL-diaminopimelate aminotransferase, with amino-acid sequence MAHINENYLKLPGSYLFSEIARRVNVFKDENPDANIIRLGIGDVTKPLPEAVIKELHAAVDEMADASTFRGYGPEQGYDFLIEKIIEFDFAPFGVNLSVDEVFVSDGSKSDTANIQEIFGIDNTIAITDPVYPVYVDSNVMAGRSGNLGTDGMWSDMVYIPCTAENGFIPELPTEKVDLIYLCFPNNPTGTTISKEELKKWVDYAKENQAIILYDAAYEAYITEAEVPHSIYEIEGAKEVAIEFRSFSKNAGFTGTRCSYTVVPKECMGFTAAGEAISLNGLWNRRQCTKFNGTPYIIQKGAEAVYTPAGQSQIKTLVDYYMSNAKLIREGVASTGIEVFGGINAPYIWLKTPEGLDSWAFFDKLLNEVNIVGTPGAGFGPSGEGYFRLTAFGTKENTEEAIERFAKKFKI; translated from the coding sequence ATGGCACATATTAATGAAAATTATTTAAAATTACCCGGCAGTTATTTATTCTCTGAAATTGCCAGACGAGTCAATGTTTTTAAAGATGAAAATCCAGATGCGAATATTATTCGCTTGGGTATAGGTGATGTCACAAAGCCTCTACCGGAAGCAGTTATCAAAGAACTTCATGCGGCAGTTGACGAAATGGCTGATGCAAGTACCTTTAGAGGGTATGGACCAGAACAGGGATATGATTTTTTAATCGAAAAAATCATTGAATTCGATTTTGCACCTTTTGGGGTTAATCTATCTGTTGACGAAGTCTTTGTCAGTGATGGATCAAAAAGCGATACTGCTAATATACAAGAGATTTTTGGTATTGATAATACGATTGCCATTACCGATCCAGTCTATCCAGTTTATGTTGATAGTAATGTTATGGCAGGGCGAAGTGGTAATTTAGGAACTGATGGTATGTGGTCAGACATGGTATATATTCCCTGTACCGCTGAAAATGGATTTATTCCTGAATTGCCAACTGAAAAGGTTGATCTGATTTATCTTTGTTTCCCAAACAATCCTACAGGGACAACAATTTCTAAGGAAGAACTAAAGAAATGGGTTGATTATGCAAAAGAAAATCAGGCAATCATCCTCTACGACGCTGCGTATGAAGCGTACATAACTGAAGCCGAAGTTCCACACTCAATTTACGAAATAGAAGGTGCAAAGGAAGTAGCCATCGAATTTAGAAGTTTTTCTAAAAACGCCGGTTTTACAGGAACTCGATGCTCATATACAGTTGTTCCTAAAGAATGTATGGGCTTTACAGCTGCAGGTGAAGCCATTTCTCTAAATGGTTTATGGAACAGAAGACAATGTACAAAATTCAACGGGACGCCGTATATTATTCAAAAGGGAGCTGAAGCAGTATATACACCAGCAGGTCAGTCACAAATTAAAACACTTGTAGACTATTATATGTCTAATGCCAAACTCATACGTGAAGGGGTTGCAAGTACAGGTATTGAGGTGTTTGGTGGAATCAATGCTCCTTATATCTGGCTTAAGACACCAGAAGGTCTGGATTCTTGGGCATTCTTCGATAAGTTACTAAATGAAGTTAACATTGTCGGAACTCCGGGTGCTGGTTTTGGTCCAAGTGGCGAGGGCTACTTTAGACTCACAGCATTTGGTACAAAAGAAAATACTGAAGAAGCAATCGAAAGATTCGCAAAAAAGTTTAAAATATAG
- a CDS encoding GIY-YIG nuclease family protein, translating to MSELNNKLKTVPHRAGIYQMYNKSGQILYVGKSMDLNKRVRTYFNKSKKSYKIEQMMGLVTDFSFTMTDTHLEARLLECEMIKSLKPHFNTQMKNDSRYTYLKITDNPRQQPLTIMDEYSENTYGPFRSRNQVNNFITNFSHLFPIIYKSGQFELDYQILPKGLNVSEFFENRDNLISIFSSSFEMNQLISIIKEKMMLTAEKHQFEQAAVYRDIFKRLETISRILFKIPKLLAEEFILCIPVNGGSKLFFIRDGIIISKSKLLVKSKQDVCEFFEQNTSKEFTNQWSDKANLDFLEILLSEIQTYPEEWIYSRSKLFS from the coding sequence ATGTCTGAACTTAATAACAAATTAAAAACAGTACCACATCGAGCTGGTATTTATCAGATGTATAATAAGAGTGGTCAGATTTTATATGTCGGTAAGAGCATGGATTTGAATAAACGAGTCAGGACTTATTTTAATAAATCCAAGAAATCATATAAGATTGAACAAATGATGGGATTGGTAACAGACTTTTCTTTTACAATGACAGATACCCATCTTGAAGCACGTTTGCTGGAATGCGAAATGATCAAATCACTTAAACCACACTTCAATACTCAAATGAAGAATGATAGCCGTTATACATATTTAAAAATAACTGATAACCCAAGACAACAACCTCTGACTATTATGGATGAATATAGTGAAAATACCTATGGACCATTTCGAAGCCGAAACCAGGTAAATAATTTCATAACAAATTTTTCACACTTATTCCCCATTATATATAAATCTGGTCAGTTTGAATTAGATTATCAGATATTACCAAAAGGATTAAACGTTTCAGAGTTTTTCGAGAATCGTGATAATCTGATTTCGATATTTTCTTCTTCTTTTGAAATGAATCAATTGATATCAATTATTAAAGAAAAAATGATGCTAACAGCTGAAAAACACCAGTTTGAACAGGCGGCAGTTTATCGTGATATTTTTAAAAGACTAGAAACAATCAGTAGAATTCTTTTTAAGATACCCAAGCTTTTAGCAGAAGAATTTATTCTGTGCATACCTGTTAACGGCGGTTCCAAGCTTTTTTTTATTCGGGATGGAATTATAATAAGTAAATCTAAGCTGCTTGTAAAATCAAAACAGGATGTTTGTGAATTTTTTGAGCAAAACACATCTAAAGAATTTACAAACCAATGGAGTGATAAGGCAAACCTAGACTTTTTAGAGATTCTACTTAGCGAAATACAAACTTATCCAGAAGAATGGATTTATTCTAGAAGCAAACTTTTCTCATGA
- a CDS encoding diaminopimelate decarboxylase — protein sequence MKKPFVTKEQLETIVSEYPTPFHLYDEKGIRENVRNLQKAFSWNPGYKEYFAVKATPNPTILDILKEEGCGVDCSSLTELMLSDTVGFTGEDIMFTSNVTPREDFALARKLNALITLDDITHIDYLEEIAGLPETISLRFNPGGNFVIDNAIMDTPQDAKYGLTREQMSEAVKILMGKGVKHFGIHAFLASNTIANEYYPALARILFETAVELKKETDAHFSFINLSGGVGIPYRPEQEATNIFEVGEGVKKAFEDVLVPEGMDDINIYTELGRYVLAPFGHLVARVLHEKHIHKEYIGLDACAANLMRPAMYGAYHHITVMGKEGAPLDHIYDVTGGLCENNDKFAIDRELPEIEIGDLVVLHDTGAHGFAMGYNYNGKLRSAEVLLKEDGSTELIRRAETPADYFGTLDFSKWEK from the coding sequence ATGAAAAAACCGTTTGTGACAAAAGAACAACTTGAAACTATCGTTAGTGAATATCCAACCCCTTTTCATCTATATGATGAAAAAGGTATTCGGGAGAATGTAAGAAATCTTCAAAAAGCGTTTTCTTGGAATCCTGGTTATAAAGAGTATTTCGCTGTTAAAGCGACTCCAAACCCTACAATACTTGATATATTAAAAGAAGAGGGATGCGGAGTTGACTGCTCATCATTAACGGAGTTGATGCTATCGGATACTGTCGGTTTTACAGGTGAGGATATTATGTTTACCTCCAATGTAACACCGCGTGAAGATTTTGCTTTAGCACGAAAATTAAATGCACTCATTACTCTTGATGATATTACCCATATTGATTATCTGGAAGAAATTGCGGGACTACCTGAAACAATTAGTTTGCGATTTAATCCTGGTGGTAACTTCGTTATTGATAATGCGATTATGGATACCCCTCAAGATGCAAAATATGGTCTGACTCGAGAACAGATGTCTGAAGCTGTAAAAATTCTGATGGGGAAAGGCGTTAAACATTTTGGAATCCACGCTTTTTTAGCTAGTAACACAATTGCTAATGAATATTATCCTGCACTTGCTAGAATTCTTTTTGAAACTGCCGTAGAGTTAAAAAAAGAAACAGATGCACACTTCTCATTCATTAATTTATCTGGCGGGGTTGGAATTCCATATCGACCAGAACAGGAAGCCACCAATATTTTCGAAGTTGGCGAAGGTGTGAAAAAAGCATTTGAAGATGTTTTAGTTCCAGAAGGAATGGATGATATTAACATCTATACTGAGTTGGGCCGTTACGTGTTAGCACCGTTTGGACATCTTGTAGCCAGAGTACTTCATGAAAAACATATACACAAAGAATATATTGGTTTAGATGCCTGTGCTGCCAACTTGATGCGTCCCGCAATGTATGGCGCATACCATCACATAACAGTAATGGGTAAAGAGGGTGCTCCTTTAGATCACATTTATGATGTAACGGGTGGCTTATGTGAAAATAATGATAAATTTGCTATCGATCGAGAACTTCCAGAAATAGAAATTGGCGATTTAGTCGTTCTTCATGATACAGGCGCTCATGGTTTTGCAATGGGCTATAATTACAATGGTAAACTGCGCTCTGCTGAAGTACTGTTAAAAGAAGATGGAAGTACAGAATTAATCAGACGGGCAGAAACACCAGCCGATTATTTTGGTACCCTTGATTTTTCCAAATGGGAAAAATAG
- a CDS encoding helix-turn-helix domain-containing protein, whose translation MDIIEQLMQFGLTRHEASIYLALLTNGPLNGYETAKITGIARSNTYSSLASLVEKGGAYTIEETAIRYCPVAVKDFCENKIKRLQKIEDDLISNAPDKIDTTDGYITIKGENNILDKLRNMILNAKERVYLSVSDSILEILLPELETSIVRKIKVVLITSKNIKIEGAIIYHAEEPLNQIRLIVDSTNVLTGDLNYGDQSTCLYSRKKNLIDLFKDSMKNEIKLIEIMKGN comes from the coding sequence ATGGATATTATTGAACAATTGATGCAGTTTGGCTTAACCCGTCATGAAGCATCCATATATCTGGCTTTATTAACAAATGGTCCCCTCAATGGATATGAGACAGCTAAGATTACAGGGATTGCCCGTTCAAACACTTATTCTTCACTTGCATCACTAGTTGAAAAAGGTGGCGCATATACAATTGAAGAAACAGCAATCAGGTATTGTCCTGTTGCGGTTAAAGATTTTTGTGAAAATAAGATTAAGCGGCTTCAAAAAATTGAAGATGATTTGATCAGTAATGCTCCAGATAAAATTGATACTACAGATGGTTATATAACCATAAAAGGGGAAAATAATATTCTGGATAAGCTTCGAAACATGATATTGAATGCTAAGGAACGAGTATATCTATCAGTGTCTGATTCGATCCTTGAAATCTTACTTCCTGAGCTTGAAACATCGATAGTTCGAAAAATCAAAGTCGTATTGATTACCAGCAAAAACATAAAAATAGAGGGCGCCATAATTTATCATGCTGAAGAGCCCTTAAATCAAATCAGGTTAATTGTTGATTCAACCAATGTTTTAACAGGTGATCTTAATTATGGAGATCAGTCTACCTGTCTCTACTCAAGAAAGAAAAACCTTATAGATTTATTTAAAGATTCAATGAAAAATGAAATAAAATTAATTGAGATAATGAAAGGGAATTAA